One Halanaerobium hydrogeniformans genomic window, CTTTGGGCTGTCTCATTTATTCTTTTATTTTCTTCTTCAGTATAAGGTTTTGTTAGCGGGGTTAAATCTTCAAGATTAGGAAGTATAATTGGACCTAAATTGTTTAAATTTTTGATTAAGTCAATCGTGATTTCTACTTCAGCTGCAATATCAGTTGTGTGTCCAGCAATTTCTCCATCTCCCTGCATGGCATGAACATCTCCAACATAAACTCCGGCACCTTTAACTTTAACGGGTGCGATTATTACTGCTCCTTCTCTTACCTCATTAACATCCATATGCGCATCACTTCTATTATTCAAATCTTTTTCACTGCAGGCATATTCATGTTCAGCCCCAAGCAAGAACTGAGCAAAATCTCCAGCATTATGAGAAGAAGGCATATCCATAGCAGGCACAGTACCAATATTACCAATCATCGGTATTACTCTTGCAGGCACTCCTGGCATATCATGTTTAGCAAAGACATTTATAGAATGCTGCATTCCTGCTGAAGTTAGATTGCTATATTCATTAGCTTTTTCTGCAATTTCTTGACTTATATTTTCATCAACTGTTATCCCAAATTCCCTTTTGTTATCAAAATACATTGTGTAGCCATGTGGCATAGTGAAAGGAACTACAGGTGAATCACAGTTTTGACATTTTATAGCTTCTTCACCGGTTCCTTTAATATAAGTATCAGGATTTTTAGTTCCGCAATTAGGACAGAAACTGTCTATACCAGGATCACTTTTGAAATATTCACCCTGTGCTGCATCTGTTCCTGAAGATGTTGCTCTAGACAAAACATTAATTTTGTCTATCTTAATTGCTACAGCATCTCCAACTTCTGCATCTTCGATAGCTACAGGTCTGCCTACTTCATGCCAACTTTTAATACTTGGGGTAATCATATTTCCCCAACATCCTGGGTTTGTTCTAACAATGAATTTTCCCCCAGGTGAAAGTGTATCTACCATTTCTATTCCAGGACCAACAATATCTGTAGTTTCGTCACAGTATACCAGTTTTTTCACTTTCCCACCTCCTCGTATTAATTTAATTATATTATTAAAATTTTGATAATTCAAATTATTAACGATTTAAATATCTTTAGCAACATAATTGACATAGAAAGAATAGTAAGAGTTGAGATTGCCAATAAGATAGATATGTCCCTTTAAGAAGTTAGAGATGTAGTTTGTTTACAGAATTTGAAGATGATTAATAATATAATTATATAAACAGAATGCAAGAAGGTGAGTTGAAATGGAAAAAGATTATCAAACAGGTCCATTAAGCGATAATTTATTGATCAGTCTCCATCTGTCATTTATAATATTTTCTTTTAGCTTTGCTTTAAGAGCACCATTTTATTTTGGCTTTCTACTTATATTTTTGCATAAAGCACATGAAATATATTTTGGGGAATGCTATTTAACCCTTTTGCAGCAGCGTTATGGCTACAGTGGGCAAAATGATGATTTTTTCTATCATTTTTTTAGGCGTTTAAATATTGAAGTGAAGCGAAAATCAACCCGGAATATTCATCTAGCGATCAAAACAATAATTTTACTAATTGTACTTTTTAAAACATTTAATTATTTTGATTTTTTTTAGTTTAAATGACAGTTAAAGATTTATAAAATAGCTAGAGCTAATAATTAAATAATGATGAGTAATTATAAAAAAGGGAGGAAATTAAAGATATGAAGATAATATTATCACCCAGTAAAACCCAGAATCACGAAAGACAGCGAAAAGAAGAAGGTAGAGATATTTTAAAAGAAAACAAAACTGAGGAATTATTTAATTATCTCAAATCACTATCAAAAGAAGAATTAAAAACAGAGCTTGATATACAGGGCAATCTTTTAGATAGAACATATGAGCTTTATCAGCAGCACAGTTTTGAAAATGAAACAATTCCTGCAATTGAATGTTATAATGGAGCAGTATTTAAGCAGATTGACTTAGATAGCTATGATAAAGATCAGTTAGCTTATATGCAGGACAAACTTGTCATAATATCTCCGATGTATGGACCAATTAGTTCAGATACCGAAATCTGGCCCTATCGACTTGAGATGAGACTAAAACCTGATGGAATCAATCTTTATGAACACTGGCAGGATTTAATGGAAGATTATTTTCTTGATGTTGATTTAATAATAAATCTGGCTTCAAATGAATATAGTAAAGTAGTAGAAAGAAATTATGAAGGGAAGATAATCGACTTTTATTTTAAAGAAGAAAAAGAAGATGGCAGCCTTAAAACAATTGGTTATTATGTTAAACAGAATAGAGGTAAATTACTTAATGAATTGATCAAAAAACAGGTTAATAGTCTGGATGAGATTAAAAAAATAGAATTGGATGGCTATAAATTTGATGAAAAACGCTCTGATGAAAAGAACTTTAGGTTTATTAAACCATATACAGAGTAGTAAAATAAATTAAATAGAAGAAAATATAAATGCCCGCCTATTTGAAAAAGATTAGCTCAATTGGCGGGCTTTAATTAATTAAAGCTGTAATTTTAAGTTTATAAAATTGGAGAAAGAAGTCTAGAAATTGATTCGCTTATCTTTAAAGTCCAGCTTCTATTTTGATAATCTTCCATCGTTATTTCATCTGAATATTTCAAATCGTTGTTAAAAATTTCCTCATGTTCTTTTGCAACTTTTTTATCATAAATAAAGGCATTTATTTCGAAATTAAGCTTAAAGCTGCGGGTGTCCATGTTTGTAGTACCGATTGAAAGAATTCGCTCATCAATAGATATTGTTTTGCTGTGTAAAAAGCCTTTTGTATAACGAAAACAGCGGGCTCCAGACTCAAGGAGGCTGCCAACAAAAGAGTGATTAGCTCCATAGACAAATGGATGATCTGCTCTATCGGGAATCATGATCTTAACATCAATACCAGAACGAGCAGCATTTTTCAGAGCTTCTAATACAGGTTGATCTGGTATAAAATATGGAGTTTGAATATAAATATTATCTTCAGCTCCATAGATCATTTTGAGAAAAAGAGACTTGATTATCTGTTCTTTTGAATCAGGTCCACTGCTTACAATTTGAACCGGGGAACCATCATTTATATTTTTAGGTGGAAAATATTTTTCTTCATTAAATAGTTCTTTTCCATAAGCAAAATTCCAATCCAATAAAAATCTGTGCTGCATACTATCTACATTTTTCCCTTTAATCCTTAAATGAGTGTCCCGCCAATCAGCAAATCTTTTAGAATGACCAATATACTCCTCACCAACATTTATACCACCTA contains:
- a CDS encoding YaaA family protein translates to MKIILSPSKTQNHERQRKEEGRDILKENKTEELFNYLKSLSKEELKTELDIQGNLLDRTYELYQQHSFENETIPAIECYNGAVFKQIDLDSYDKDQLAYMQDKLVIISPMYGPISSDTEIWPYRLEMRLKPDGINLYEHWQDLMEDYFLDVDLIINLASNEYSKVVERNYEGKIIDFYFKEEKEDGSLKTIGYYVKQNRGKLLNELIKKQVNSLDEIKKIELDGYKFDEKRSDEKNFRFIKPYTE
- a CDS encoding acetamidase/formamidase family protein — translated: MKKLVYCDETTDIVGPGIEMVDTLSPGGKFIVRTNPGCWGNMITPSIKSWHEVGRPVAIEDAEVGDAVAIKIDKINVLSRATSSGTDAAQGEYFKSDPGIDSFCPNCGTKNPDTYIKGTGEEAIKCQNCDSPVVPFTMPHGYTMYFDNKREFGITVDENISQEIAEKANEYSNLTSAGMQHSINVFAKHDMPGVPARVIPMIGNIGTVPAMDMPSSHNAGDFAQFLLGAEHEYACSEKDLNNRSDAHMDVNEVREGAVIIAPVKVKGAGVYVGDVHAMQGDGEIAGHTTDIAAEVEITIDLIKNLNNLGPIILPNLEDLTPLTKPYTEEENKRINETAQSIGLSYVEREMYPIQMIGSGADLNSAAADGLKKLAKLLDYPLDEVKNRVTVNGDICIGRAPGIVNITILTPISKLKEINLAEIVKNHYTEK
- the cls gene encoding cardiolipin synthase codes for the protein MNLFTYLPSAIIISNIIFIILLIFFERRDPTATWGWLLILTLIPVLGFILYLFLGLTPKKRKTFRRKQHIDELKNMSKERKEELLAEVRSNFSKLERNIIRLGFQAKTTALVGYNELKIYTNGSDKFNDLFNDIENAQEFIHVNYYIIQNDKLGDKLINLLAKKAAQGLEVRLLYDKMGCRNLSTHSLNMLEDAGAETAPFAPFILDINYRNHRKNVIIDGQIGYLGGINVGEEYIGHSKRFADWRDTHLRIKGKNVDSMQHRFLLDWNFAYGKELFNEEKYFPPKNINDGSPVQIVSSGPDSKEQIIKSLFLKMIYGAEDNIYIQTPYFIPDQPVLEALKNAARSGIDVKIMIPDRADHPFVYGANHSFVGSLLESGARCFRYTKGFLHSKTISIDERILSIGTTNMDTRSFKLNFEINAFIYDKKVAKEHEEIFNNDLKYSDEITMEDYQNRSWTLKISESISRLLSPIL